Genomic DNA from Myxococcales bacterium:
CGCGTCCATTTGACGGTCAACCCCATTTCTTAAGCGCCTTGGCTACTTCCTTGGCAGATGCAAACTCGCCTCGATCGGCTTGAGCCATTGACGCAATAATATGTTTACGTTGCCATCTGGTGATCTCCAAGTAGGCTTCGATGGCCTCCGTAATGATGAAAGAGCGGTCCCGCTTGGACACTTTGGCCAAATGGTCGAGCTCGTCGATTTGGTCGCTTTCGATGCGCAGTGAGATTCCTTGCTTGGCCATGCAAACCTCCTCTGTATTTCATTGTATTCCAGTGAAATACGCCAGTCAATCGAGATCTTCGTCTGGTGGAGGCTGTCAATCTCAGTGATTTGAAGGCTTTAAATCCCCCTAGATGGGGATAGGAAATTTCAGGCCGAAATGGCGGTGGGTGACAAGAGCCGCACAGGGCTGGCTGAGTTGCAACGTGCCGGATCGCGGGGGATTTTAAGCCTTCAGAGCACTGATATTGACGGCATCTTGATCGATCAACACCGTTAACAACTCGCCCATTTGACGCGACGACAACAGGTGGCTGCCTTCATTGAACAAGGCGACCTTTGAAAGGTCCACAAGTCTCAGTGATCTGAAGGCTCTAAATCCCCCCTGGATCCAGAACATAGCAACCCACCCGGTCTCCTCGGCCCCCGCCATCTACCGCCATTTCGGCCTGAAATTTCCGATCGTCCTTGCGAGAGCCGCATTGCCGTGGGCGCACTTGGTATTATGTCGTTGGCGTCAGCCGATGCCGCGAACACATGACGCTCGGTAGGTACCAGGCCGCAACTTCTGTGGCATCAATCACGTCTCGCATATAGTCCCGCAGCCATTCTCCGTGGCGGCACAAAACAATTGACCATTTCGCGACATTTGTGACACACAGAGCTCATGCCTTTGCGTCGTGGCAATAACCCTGCTTTGTTCAAGATCGATAGCCGTGTCTGGCTCGCCGGCATTTGTTCGGCGTTGCTAGCCAGTGGCTGCGACAATGGAGGCAATTCCGATATCCCCCCGAGCCCTGATCTCATGCTAGGGCTCAACGACGTCTCCGTGTTGTTTCCGATGCCACCCACGGCAACGGATTTGAATGTGCTCCGGCTTAGCGACCAAGGCGTCGGCGGCCCGTTGTTGCCACAGGCGTGGTTCGATGAGATTTCAGTATTCGCCGACGAGCCGCAGCAAAACCAAACGTATGCAAGCTGGGCCATCGTCGGTATGCGGCTAGATCCCTGTTTTCCAGATTTGAAATTGTTGGCCACCGACCCGGCGCGGTGTCGTAGGCAAGTGCGCCTTATCGCGCAACCGATCGCAGAAGATCTCGGTGCACCGGGGGGGACGGTCGGTGCCGCGGGTGGTGAGATCGAGCCCGCCGTCGCCATCGATAGTGCCATTCATCTCCTCTACGATCTCAACGAAACAGAGTTTGCACATTTCCTCGTCGCTTGGAAGACGCTCCTTGCGACGACCTCCCCTTCGCTAGGGGCGCCGTTACAAGTGAATCCCGTCATTGCCAGCCAAGGATTGGCCGGCCCATTTGCCCGAGGTGTAAGGCAGCTGGTATTGGCGTCCGTGGGCAAGAGCAGGCTAGGACAGGTAACCTTCATGGAAGGCAGAGGCGTTGAATGGGAATTTGGCGGCATCCGCATCATAAACGGGGAACGCCAATTGCTCGCGATTGCGGGGCTAGCCGACGAAGCCGCCGCGACACAGCAGTTTGACCAGCCACCTGAAAGCGGATTTTTGATTTCTCCGGTCTCGAGCGCGAGCGGCGGGCTGATGGCGTTGGCAGGTGACGTCGTAGACAACAGCTTTGTCTTAACGGCGCCGCCCACGGAAATTGACGATGCCTTGCAGCTGGCGCTCGAGATCGACAATCCGGCGACGTCATTCCACGCAGATTCGCTAGATTGTGCATCATGCCACGTGGCGGGCCGCGCGCGTCGACGTGCCGAAGACTTAGGGTATTCGACCGCGGGGTTTGCGCGCTATACCCATCCATCGTTTGATCTGACGCAGACCACCAACGAATCGCTGGCGCGCGACGTAACGATCCTGAGGGCATTTGGTTTTGCTGCGCGAAGTCCCATCGTGAACGATCGCGTCATTCATGAGTCGGCCGCCGTCGCGGATGCCTTAAACAACATGTAGTCGCCGCTGCGCCCGCGACGAACGCTTCGTAGATCGGTAGGCTTGCGTTGATCGCAATTGCCTGTGCTAAGGCGCTAGATACGGGCGTGCGCAATATCATTGATCTGAGGGCTTTAAATCACCCGTGATCCGGCTGCTTGAACCCGGACGCCCTGCACAGGGCCTGCTGTCACCGCATTTTCGCCTAGAATTTCCTATCCCACAGAAGGCTAAAACGTAACTTCGAATGAGACCGAATTAGTTTCGTAGTTCATCTCTTCGATTTGCTTTTCGTCGTTGATCGAAATTTGCAACGTGTAGGTGCCAGGCGGCACGTCGGTGATGTCGACCCATTGGCACGGCAGGCCGGCGCCATAGACATCTTCCCAGCCGCGCGAAATGCCTTGGTTGCCGCAGTGATAGCCAAAGCCAGGAATCGACGAGCCGGCGATGGGCTTGATATCCATGAGGCAGAACGCCTGCTTGTGGCCGCTGGCGACGATGCCGCCGTCCCCGACGACCTTGTAGTCGGCGTAGCCCGTCATGTGGGGGGATAGGAAATTTCAGGCCGAAATGGCGGTGGGTGAGAAGAGCCGCAGAGGGCTGGCTGAGTTGCAACGTGCCGGATCGCGGGGGATTTTAAGCCTTCAGAGCACTGATATTGCTGGAAAATTGGGGAGTCTTGACGGCAGCGGACGCGGTCCGGCATAGCGGCCAGGGAGCGAACTGGCTGCGGCGGTTAAAACGTCGGTCAAGGAAACTGGCTACGGTGATGCCCATGCCCAACCGGGTGCTGGCGGCAGAGCGCGGGCTGCCGATGTGGCGGGCGCCGTGTCGCTTAGCCCTAGGTGACTGAGAATCTTGGCGATGACGTCGGGGTCGATGATCTCGGCAATGACGCGGACCTTGCCGGCACAGCCAGGGCGCTGGCAGCGCGTGAGGTCATCGGCAAAGACGCGGGCAAGGAGCTGAGCCCAGCGGTAGCGGGCCGGGGCGGTGTTGCGTGCGGTCTGCGGCTGGGTCGGCTCGATACGCGGCGCGTCAGCAGCTTGCGCTGCAAGCGTGGCTATTTCACCGCGAAACGCATGCCGCGGCGCAAACACGCCAAAGAAGCGCAGCATGTGGACGCGCGGAGGCGGCATGAGCGCGGCGAGCCGGCGCAAGAAGGCCACGGGTTCCAAGACCACATGGGTTTGGCCGGTGTGGCCCCGGCGGCGCAGTTCATAGGCGACCTTGCCGCTAGGCGTTTGGGTAAGGCGCGACGAAGCGAGAGGTGGCCGGGCTCCATATCGAAGCAAGCGCTCAAGGCGGTCGCGCTTGTTCGTAGGTAACGCCTGGCTAATGTGTAGCGAGACGCCGCCAACGTACGCGGCATCCGGCTGCTGGCGAGCCGGCGGTCGTTTCACGTCGGCGCTGTCACCCTCATGACCGGCATCAAACGCAAGTTGACGCGGCATGGCCTCCGCAAGCGAGGCGGTGAGTGCGGCTTGCTCATCGTCGGCGTCAGCGCCCGCGGCTTGCACGGCAAGTGGCCCGCGTTGCAGTGCGCGCTCGAAGAGCCGATGCACGCGGATGGCCATGCGATGCGCAAGATGTTCCAGGTCCCCATGCGAAGGCGGTGGAATTGGTATCTGCGCGAGCCTGTCGCCATCGGCACGCACAAACACCACGTCCGGCACGATGGCATGAATATGCGGGTGCAAATTGAGTGATGATCCAAAGCGCTGCACAAATGCAATGGCGCCTGGCTGCGGCGACGTCACGCTCATGCGACGAGCGACGCGGCGTTGATAATTGAACACCTCTTGCATCAGCGCGGTGAGGACAGCGGAGAGCATGGCGGGCTGCGACGCCATGGCAAGACGAAACCGATGGGCGCTTGCTGGCTTTGCGCCGTAGCTGCGTTAGGCGCCTCGCTCGGAATCGGTCATGGACCACTCGTCCACTCCCTCATCCTCGGAGCCGCCTGCCTTGCTACGACGCAAACCAGCTTCGCGCCAGCGGCTAAACACGGGTTGTGCAACCCGGACCGTGCAGCGGCTACGAAGATACGCGCGAAATGTTTTCGCGATGTGGCGCGGGTAGCCATAAGGGAAGCGCTCGTCCGCATCTCGCAGCAAGGCGGGTAAATACTCGTTGACTACGGCGTGGAGCACCGTGGTTGCTGGGTTGCGGCGTTGATAGCGCAGGGTACGTGCCGCAGACACTGCGAGCTACCCATCGCAGCTGGCGTGCCATGATGTGCACGCAACAACGGGGCGGCATTCGGCATGTCAGCACAGGCCAGCCATGGCCAAGTGGGACGTGGCGCGGACAATCTGGCCGCGTACCGCACGCGATCTAAGACACGCGATGCGATTGCTTAGTATGCCCACAGGCACGTCTCTTCATCGTCTGCCCCGCGGTCCATGACGTGTAGAAATCCGGACCCTGGTTGGAGTTTCGCTCGCCGTGCTCGAGGCCTTTAAAGATCATGGCCTGGTCAATACCGGCCACTTGCTGGGCCTGCTCGCTGCGCCACCGCTGCACACCCCTGACGATGACGAGTTGGCGGCGAGGCAGCGCATTGTCGCCAAAGTCACGCAAGTCTATGACCGCCGTCGCAAGGCGTTGCTTGAGGTCAAGAAGGCCGACTGGGTGGATCGGGCCGCCGCCTGGGGCGAGGGCTGGCTTGACTACATTGACAGCGTTCATCGCACCAACGCCTCGCGACGCATCACCGACGATCTCGTCAACCGCCGCATTACGCATGGCCGGGCCTCGCTAGTGAGTGTCCCAGATGTTATGAGCCAGGCTGCGCCGGGATGACGTCGGAGGCCAAGGCGCGAGGAGTGGAGTTTGGTG
This window encodes:
- a CDS encoding ribbon-helix-helix protein, CopG family, with product MAKQGISLRIESDQIDELDHLAKVSKRDRSFIITEAIEAYLEITRWQRKHIIASMAQADRGEFASAKEVAKALKKWG
- a CDS encoding transposase, which produces MASQPAMLSAVLTALMQEVFNYQRRVARRMSVTSPQPGAIAFVQRFGSSLNLHPHIHAIVPDVVFVRADGDRLAQIPIPPPSHGDLEHLAHRMAIRVHRLFERALQRGPLAVQAAGADADDEQAALTASLAEAMPRQLAFDAGHEGDSADVKRPPARQQPDAAYVGGVSLHISQALPTNKRDRLERLLRYGARPPLASSRLTQTPSGKVAYELRRRGHTGQTHVVLEPVAFLRRLAALMPPPRVHMLRFFGVFAPRHAFRGEIATLAAQAADAPRIEPTQPQTARNTAPARYRWAQLLARVFADDLTRCQRPGCAGKVRVIAEIIDPDVIAKILSHLGLSDTAPATSAARALPPAPGWAWASP